DNA from Pseudocitrobacter corydidari:
GCCTGGGAGCACAACCGCTTCCCGTGGAACTTCGACATGCGTGAACGCCTGAACGTCGTGGACTGTGGTGACCTGGTGTATGCCTTTGGCGATGCCCGCGAAATGAGCGAAAAATTGCAGGCGCACGCGGAAAAACTGCTGGCTGCGGGTAAACGCATGCTCTCTTTCGGCGGTGACCACTTCGTCACGCTGCCGCTGCTGCGCGCGCACGCCAAACACTTCGGCAAAATGGCGCTGGTGCATTTTGATGCCCACACCGACACCTATGCGAACGGCTGCGAATTCGACCACGGCACCATGTTCTACACCGCGCCGAACGAAGGTTTGATTGACCCGAACCATTCCGTGCAGATTGGTATCCGTACCGAGTTCGATAAAGACAACGGCTTCACCGTGCTGGACGCCTGTCAGGTGAACGATCGCACCGCCGATGACATCATCGCGCAGGTGAAAAAGATTGTCGGTGATATGCCGGTTTATCTGACCTTTGATATCGACTGCCTCGACCCGGCGTTCGCGCCAGGAACCGGTACGCCGGTGATCGGCGGCCTGACCTCTGACCGCGCCATCAAGCTGGTGCGCGGCCTGAAAGATCTCAACATCGTGGGTATGGATGTTGTGGAAGTGGCCCCGGCCTACGATCAGTCTGAAATCACCGCCCTGGCAGCGGCGACCCTCGCACTGGAAATGCTCTACATCCAGGCCGCGAAAAAAGGCGAGTAATCCGTTACGCGCTGACCGCTGCTGCGCGACGCATGCGCAGCAGCAACATTCCCCCTGCCAGCAGCGTCACGATTTGCGACGCCACCAGAACCGAAAACCCTGCGCTCACCGACCCTGCATATTTCATCACCACGCCCATCAGGAGCGGAATAAACGCCGCGCAAATATTGCCAATCCCGTTAATGATCCCATAGGCGCTGCCCACCGCGTCGTGCGCCGCGTGATGCTGCACCACCGCCGGAATGGCTGCCCCCTGTAATCCCCAGAAAATATTCGCTGAGAGTAAAAACAGCCCCAGCATGGCGGGTTGATGGCTGAGCATGAGCGCCAGCACCGAGCAGGCCGTCAGCGCGCCGCCGGTGACGAACAGCAGCGGGGCCTGTTCCGGGCGCAGTTTATCGAGGAGAACGCCGCCTAAAAATTTTGACCCGAGACTCAGCAGAAATGGAATGGCGGCCAGAAAGCCCGTCGCGTGCAGAGAAAAGTGATGCTCATCGCGCAGCCACGCCGGAAGCCACGCACTGCTGCCCCACAGATAGCTCAACGTGGCAATCTCAACCAGCAGGATCCAGCCGAGCAGCGGCGTGCGCCAGGCCAGCATAAAAGTCTCGCTCAACCCCTTTTTAGTGGTGCGATTCGCTTTCTGCGGCGCAGGTAAAAAGCGATAAATTAGCCCGCCGCCAAGCAGCAAATTCAGCGCAGCAAGCGCATAAAATGAGCCCATCCAGCCCAGATGTTGCATCAGAAACGTGACCAGCGGGAAGCCAACGGCCAGCCCGAGCGATACGCCCAGGGCGCTTACGGCATTCGGTTTGCCAATCTCCTGCGCGGCAAAGTGGTCGCTGATGTAGCGCGTCTTCAGTGAAAAGAGCGGCCCTTCAGCAATGCCGAGGATCACGCGCGCGATAAGCATGCCGAACAGCGATCCGAGCAGAGGGGAGATAGCGCAAACCAGCGCCCAAACCGCGATGCTGATCAACAGTCCCTGGCGGTAATTGAGTTTACTTTCCATTACCGGAGTTAATAGAAGTGCCGACAATCCATAACCCAGGAGAAAGAATGTCATTAACATTCCTTGTAACATTCTGTTTTCATTTATATGAAAGTGATTGACGAAATCGGCATTGAGAATCATCACCGAGATATTTACTCTATCGACATAAGAAATCACAATTAGAAACAATAACGCGATGACGCCCTGCCAGCGTGCTGAAATCATCTCATTTCTCCTGCCAGTAATGTTATTTATTATTTTGTATTTATAGTTTCATTGTGAAAATGTATCACCAGTGAAACTCATTGATATTAATGGTTAATTTATTTTCGAGTTTCACCTGTGAAACTGAGTGGTGAAGCCTTGTGCTATTTATTAATAATCCCATAAAGTAAAAGTCAATATCTTTGAAAGTGAAAACCACGCTATTTATAAAACCGATTCTTTCCGCCTTCATAAATCACAATTTCATATCGATGCAGTTTTTCGTGATCGATTACACACTTAGCTAATTAATTGCATAGCACTTAACAAAAACGTCACATTTGCGCTTGACGAAAGATTCACCGCTTTTATATTGAGCGTATTAAATAAGAAACACAGTTTCATATATGAAACAAAAGCCTG
Protein-coding regions in this window:
- a CDS encoding MFS transporter, which gives rise to MSARWQGVIALLFLIVISYVDRVNISVMILNADFVNHFHINENRMLQGMLMTFFLLGYGLSALLLTPVMESKLNYRQGLLISIAVWALVCAISPLLGSLFGMLIARVILGIAEGPLFSLKTRYISDHFAAQEIGKPNAVSALGVSLGLAVGFPLVTFLMQHLGWMGSFYALAALNLLLGGGLIYRFLPAPQKANRTTKKGLSETFMLAWRTPLLGWILLVEIATLSYLWGSSAWLPAWLRDEHHFSLHATGFLAAIPFLLSLGSKFLGGVLLDKLRPEQAPLLFVTGGALTACSVLALMLSHQPAMLGLFLLSANIFWGLQGAAIPAVVQHHAAHDAVGSAYGIINGIGNICAAFIPLLMGVVMKYAGSVSAGFSVLVASQIVTLLAGGMLLLRMRRAAAVSA
- the speB gene encoding agmatinase, whose protein sequence is MSTLGNQYDNSLVSNAFGFLRLPLNFQPYDSDADWVITGVPFDMATSGRAGGRHGPAAIRQVSTNLAWEHNRFPWNFDMRERLNVVDCGDLVYAFGDAREMSEKLQAHAEKLLAAGKRMLSFGGDHFVTLPLLRAHAKHFGKMALVHFDAHTDTYANGCEFDHGTMFYTAPNEGLIDPNHSVQIGIRTEFDKDNGFTVLDACQVNDRTADDIIAQVKKIVGDMPVYLTFDIDCLDPAFAPGTGTPVIGGLTSDRAIKLVRGLKDLNIVGMDVVEVAPAYDQSEITALAAATLALEMLYIQAAKKGE